The following coding sequences lie in one Kamptonema formosum PCC 6407 genomic window:
- a CDS encoding NfeD family protein: MYSTLIWSLAAATNQPVFTITPPILWLLIGVTLALIELLIVKTQPQKHRFYVLMMGSSALIEAFILWRGSIAFQFSWVDVMYEDFDWQIMYWMGIALPLTVWVRPVFIIRKKFVIPEATEATTISEILAGETGMVIYEGASWKARNEDSQGTIAPRQKVYVLRREGNTLIVVPEKFIHISN; this comes from the coding sequence GTGTACTCTACTTTAATCTGGTCGCTAGCAGCAGCAACTAATCAACCAGTATTCACAATCACGCCGCCCATCTTGTGGTTACTTATCGGAGTGACACTGGCTCTAATTGAGCTATTGATCGTCAAAACACAGCCACAAAAACACAGGTTTTATGTGCTAATGATGGGATCTTCCGCTCTAATTGAAGCCTTTATTTTATGGAGAGGATCGATAGCATTTCAGTTTAGTTGGGTGGACGTAATGTATGAAGATTTTGACTGGCAGATTATGTATTGGATGGGCATAGCTCTTCCCCTAACTGTCTGGGTTAGACCAGTCTTTATTATTCGCAAAAAATTTGTCATTCCCGAAGCAACCGAAGCCACAACAATCTCAGAAATTTTGGCAGGAGAAACCGGAATGGTGATTTATGAAGGTGCTTCTTGGAAAGCCCGGAATGAAGATTCTCAAGGAACAATTGCACCCCGCCAAAAAGTTTATGTTTTGCGACGGGAAGGTAACACGCTGATTGTTGTACCAGAAAAATTCATTCACATCAGCAATTAA